The genomic stretch CTTCACCTGTGCCGGCGTGAGGGTGTCGTTGCCGGCGAGCATCAGGGCGACGGTGCCGGCCACACCCGGCGTTGCCATCGAGGTGCCGTCCATGACGGCGTACTGGCCGTTCGGATAGGCGGAGAGGATGCCCACACCAGGCGCCATCAGGTCGGGCTTGATGTAGGGGTTCGTCCGGTTCACCGGCCCGATAGAGCTGAAACTTGCCCGGTAGTCCATGCAGTAGTCGGTAGCGCCGACGGTGATCACGTCCTCGGCCGTTCCCGGCGTGCCGATGGTGCCGGTGCCGACGTCGCCGTTATTGCCGGCCGCAACGACCGCCACCACGCCGAGGTCGGCGAGGTTGTTTAGCGTCAGGTCATATGCGGTGTTGCCGTCGGACTGGCGTGCCTCTGCGATAGCCGCTCCTTCGAACATCACCGACTCGTTTCCGTTGTTGGTGACCTGCAGGAGCCAGACACCGTTCCAGTTTCCGCTGTTGCTGGCATACGGCGCCTTGAACTTCACCACATCCGACGACTGGTCAAAGCCGTTCCAGTCGATGTAGCCGCCGGTCGCAGTTACATTGTTGGGGGCATAGAGGGTCATCGAGAGGTTGGCGGGTTCGGCGTCATTATAACCATACTCCTGCTGGAGGGCGTAGCCGCCGACGACAAACTGGGGTTCCAGGAGTCCTCCGTTCGAGGCGATATTTCCACCCACCTCAAGCGTCAGGTTGAGCGTTTCACCGGCCGCAAGAGAGAAGTACTCCTGTTTGTTTGCGTCCCACGCATAGCTTCCCACACTGAGGGAGATCACGTCGGCATCGTTCTCGACCGACCATTCGATGCCCTTGATGATGTCGGAGGTCAAGCCTGAACCTGCCGAGTTCAGCACCTTGGCACCGATCAGTTCGGCTTCGGGTGCGGTACCCAGTATGAGGGCCTGAATGCCATCATAGGTCGAAACCATCACTTCGCCGCCGGCCGCCGTGCCGGCACAGTGGGTGCCGTGGCCGTTGTCGTCATAGGCCGAGGTGTTGTCCCCGTTCACAAAGTCGGCAAAGCCGACGACACGCTCGCCGAAGGCCGGGTGCGTCCCGTCGATACCGGTGTCCACCACAGAGATCCGAACACCTTCGCCCATGTTCCCGGCGTCCCAGACGGCCGGGGTCTCGATCCAGTCGAGATGCCAGGGCAGCATGAACTCATCGCCGCTCCGCATGTACTGGGCATCGACGGTGTCAGAGACCTCAAATACTGGGTCGTCCACCTGCACCCGCATATCGGGCTCCACATGGTCGACACCGGGCAGGAGGGCAATCCTCTCGATGGTCGACTTATCGGCCTCGACACGGAGCGCATTCACGATCCAGAACTGTTCCGCCGACTGTGCGGCGTCACTGTCGATTGCACTGATGGATGAGAGCACGGACGCCTGCGTGGCAGCCGCCTGTGCCTTCATCATCGAATACGTCGTTCCTCGGTCCGGCTGGTCTGTGAGCACCACAATATACGGCATCGTGTCATCTGTTCCGACAACAGAACCGTCAGGGGCTCCGGCAGCGACACTGCCAACCAGAACCAGCAGTATGAAAACAGTCAGAAAACTCCGCGTACAAACGCGCGTCATAGATACCACCTCCGGGGTTATAGAAGAGAAGAAACCCTTATGATTTATAGATTCCGAATATTCCTCATAAAATTAAATAAAAACTATTATATATTATGGGCCATCTCCGCACTCCAGACCGGGAATCGGAGCAGAGGGCAATAAAGAGCAAGGACACAAAGGAGATATAGTTTCCAGCCTGATATTCTGCTATGGTACAGCCCAGCACCCCCCGGCTGCTGGCAGTGATTATCGGGCTGATTCTTCTGATTGCCCCCCTTTCTGCCGCAACCGTCACCATGTCACCCTCCACGATCACGGAGGACACCCCTATCACCATCACGGTGCACGACCTCGCAGACAACAGTACCTTTATGATACGCGTCTCGGCGTCGATCCCCCTCGACGGAGACGGACGGTTCCAACTGAGCACCAACAACCTCCAGATGCCGTTTGCGCTCGATGACGGCCGCGTTTCCATCCATGCAGAGAACGTCAAGGCCGCAAACCTCACTGCCCGCATGGGTGGGCGAGCCATCACCATCTTCGGTGACGGCGAAAACGGCGTCGTGGACATGAACCAGATGGGCGACATCCCGCAGGGCCTCATCTCCTACATCACCCTCGAGGGCGTCGGACTCGCCGCCAGCACGCCAGTGGTGGCATCGGTCGATCTCTCCGGAAAGAAGATCGGGCCCGATGACTCCGTGGTCACCTTCTCGGTGAACGGGTTTACCGGCGGCAGCGCCGATGTGAAGGTCTATGTGGACGGTGTCCTCGTCCCGACCACACCGACGACCACCGCACCCTCCTCCAGCGGAGGGGGAGGGGATGACCCGGTGACCACCACCGAACCCGAACCGGAGAGTGTCACCGTCACCTCCCCGGACAGTGGGTGTGCCCTGTCCTTTGAGAGCGGCGCTCTCGAGGGTGCAGAGAGTGGCGATCTCTCGATATGGGTCAGCAACCGCGCCGTTCCCGAAGGCTGGACAGCCGTGAAGGGCCCCTATGCGATCCTGCCCGACGGCGTAACCTTTAACCCGTCGGCGACCATCTCCATCAGCATGGACGGTGTCGGGGACGACACCTCGACCGCCTACACCCTGCTCGCCTGGAACGGTCAGGCCTGGAACCCCCTGCAGAGCAGGATAGAGGGCGACGTCATCTCCGCCGAGATCGATGAGGGCGGAGAGTTTGCCCTCGCCACCCCACCCGTGGTGGTGACCACCGCTCCGGCGGCAGGAGAACCGGCAGAGACCGTCACCATTATTGAGACGACAGCTGCACCGACCGCCGAACCGACCACCACACCGGCACAGTCCCCCCTCCCGCTCATCTGCACCCTGGGTGCCCTTGGAGCGGCCGCCGCCATCATCGTGGGCAGGCGATAAATCCGGTGAACCGATATGAGTGAAGAAAAGCCCGCAATTGTTGAGGCCCTTGAACCCGGGGCGGTCCAGAAGGACCTCCTCGCCATCGCCCTCTGGACGGTGGCGACCGTCCTCTGCATCTATCTCCCGGTGCTCAACGAGAGCGTGCTGCGGGTGGTCTTCGGCCTCCCCATGGTCCTCTTCATCCCGGGCTATGCACTCATCGCCGCACTTTTTCCCGCAAAGGACGATCTCGACGGTATCGAACGGGTCGCCCTCTCCTTCGGGCTCTCGATCGCCGTCGTCCCCCTCATCGGACTGGCGCTCAACTACACGCCCTGGGGCATCCGCCTCGATCCGATCCTGACATCCCTGGTGATCTTCACCTTTGCGATGATCGCCGTGGCGCACTGGCGGAGAATGGTGCTGCCACCCGAACAACGCTTTGTCGTTCCCTTTGCCTCCATGGCGATAGAGGCGCGTGAAGAACTCTTCCCGGAAGAGGCCTCTCGCCTCGACCGGGCGCTCTCGGCCATACTCGTCCTGGCCATCATCGCCGCCGTGGCGACGACGGTGTATGTGATCGTCGTCCCCAAGGAGGGCGAACACTTCACCGAGTTCTACATTCTTGGTGACGGTGGGAAGGCCGCAGACTATCCGACCGACTTTTTTGCAGGGACGAATCAGTCCCTGATCATCGGCGTGGGCAACCACGAGTACAGGAACGTGACCTACACCGTCGAGGTGCTGCTCACAAACCAGACCTTCGATACGGCGACAAACACCAGCACGGTGCATGAAATGGAGCGTATCGGACGGTTTTCACTTGAGATCCCGCACAACGAAACGGTCGAAGAACCATATGCGTTCAGCGTCGACCGGACGGACATGAACAGGCTCCAGTTCCTCCTCTTCAACGAAACCGTGCCCGCCGACGCCATCTGGGGCACAGACCGGGTCAACGCCAGTTACCGGGACCTGCACCTCTGGATCAGGGTCAGGCCGCCGGTTCAATAATAATGTGAAGGTCGCTGCCCGCAGGCGATGCCGAGGCAATGCGTGCGGGGCGACCGGTCCCTTCTGCCATAATACAGGCGACAAGACTGCATACCGGGCACCCGACCATCGTGCAGCACCGCGGCGACGCCGCCCGCACCGCCGCACACCCGGCACCGAGGGAGAAGCCCTTCAGGTCCACGACCAGGTTCTCGCCATCAAATGAGGCGGCGACCGAGTCCGCAATCTCCAGTGCATCGGCACAGACCTCAGCGATCGCCTCGCAGAGGCGGTCGGGGTCGGACGGCACCTCAAATGAACAGTAGTTCTTCAGATAAGAGAGGAGAGGGGCGCAAAGGGGCCGGATCACAACCGCATCCCCCTCAATCCCGGTGATATAGGAGGTGCCCTCCGGGATATCGGTCGGCACCCGCCCGCTGACCGGGATCACCTGCATGGCACTGCCGTCCTCCCGCGGGGGCAGAAACTGTGCATCGCCCTGCACCCCCAGGTCGGCGATGAGGGTGGCCACATCCACGGTTCCGCCGACCGGGAGGAGGGCGGCGATCTCCGGGTCCATCGGTTCGTCCTTGGAGAGGGTGAGCAGGAAGACACCGGCGATAAACGAGCCGAAACCGGCAAGGACAAGGGTCGCAGAGGTCAGATCCCCCCTGCCGGTGAGAGCGGCAAGGATCAGCGCCGCCGCCGCCGCACCGAGGAGGAGGAGCGCTGCACGTGTAGTATCATTGGTTCCCGAGAGTTTCATGGTTCACCCCGTTGTGAGGTCCAGGCAAGCCTGTACCAGAGCACGAGCACCGCCCCGCCGAGGGCGGCAGCGCCGATGAGCAGAAGCACCGACGGAAGATAGACATGCCGCATCATGGCAAGGGGAGCGATCCCGAAAGCGACCGCCACGGCGAAGGCAAGAAATCCGAAGTAATCGCTCCGTCTGCCGAACAACCCGCATCCATCGATCATCCCCCCGAGCACAACGACGAGAATCGCCAGAGAGAAGAGCGGCGAGGAGAGACCGGCGGCAACGGCGAGGAGTCCACCTGCCGCCAGCAGCAGAAACCAGCGGTCCGCACGCCCCGCAGACAGCAGAAAAACGGCGGCGAAAACGGCAACACCGGCCAGACCGGCGATCCATGCCGGACCGCTCAATGCGGCGGCGATGCCAAGAACAGCTGCGATACCGGCCCAGATCCGCCCGTCCATCTAGATCTCCTCCACCGCTTCGATCTGGTGGGGGGCGAGCAGCCGCGCCGCACGCCCGGCACCCTCCGCCCCCAGGGCATAGACCTGCATCTCCATCCCCTGCCGCCGGGCCTCAAGGGCGATCTGGACCAGATGACTCGGGTCACCCCTGAACGTCGAGTAGAGGAGGACGGTCGCCGCACCTGAGGCGCGGATCGCCCGGCCCACGCCCTCCCTGAAGGGAAGCGGCGGGGCATTCCCGCTATATGCCGAGAGGATGCCGGAAAGACGCCGCCTGTATTCCGGTGCCTCCCCCGGGGTCCGCTCGATGGCGCGGATCCGGGAGCGGGCAATCACCGGATCGAGATAGCGGTAGAGATGGACCGCCCGCTCCGTCGGCGTGATCCCGGAGAGCGCATCCAGGATCTCCTTCTCCGCGCTCCCGGACGGAAGGTAGGAGAGGATCTCCGCGCCCGAGACAATGAGGAGTGGACACGCCCCGAAACGGGTGAACGTCCCCTCCACCCCACCATTCACGGACATGGAATAGCGTGCGAACTCCTCTTTCCCGGGTGCATCGCGCCGGTCGGGGAGGTCGACGATCACAAATGGTCTCCCGCCGCTTATCCCTTCGACCTCCCTGACGATCATCGTCCCGTACTTCGCCGAGAGTTTCCAGTCCACCATCTCGAGGGAATCGCCGACGATATACTCCCGGTAGCCCCTCGTCTCCTGTCCCCGCAGGATCCTGTTCTTGCCGCCCTCGATCTCACCGGAAACATCACCCCTGCCTGCGCCCGCCACCGGAATGCTCTCGGGCGTGATCCTGAGAGAGGGTGCCGAGAATCCCTCCCCCCGCAGAGTGAGACTCCCGGAGAAGAAGGGATCGTGCGCCCGGACGACGAGACCGCCAAAGGAGGTATCGCCCGCCGCCATGAGGCGGAGCACCGACCGGAGCACCGTCTCACCCGGCGCCTGAAGGCGGGGGGGATCGACGTTTTCCACAATGGCAACAGGAGGGGCGATATCCTCAAACGTCACGGAAAGAGGGGTTCCGGGATCATGGGCGACCACGGACGCCACCCGGATGCGCGAACCCTGCCGTGCAATCCGCTTTCCGGTCGTCCTTTTCACCGTCACCGTGGGCAGGAGAAGGGCAAACTCCCGGTAAAAGGATCCGGCACGGTAGACCAGGAAAAGCGCGAGAACGCCGGCAGCCGCCATACCTGCAGTATCGTCAAACAGCAGGGCATATACGCCGAGGGAGACGGCGAGGACGGCGATCCCCTCTGCTGCCGGGCGGGGCCTCACGGTTCAGGACACCTCAACACTGTCAAGGATCTCCGCGATCACCGTATCGACCGAGACCTGCCCCAGGATCGCCTCACGCTCGAGGAGGATGCGGTGACGGAGCACCGGTGAGGCGAGCGACTTGACATCGTCAGGTATGACATAGTCGCGGTGATCGATGGCGGCATGCACCTTTGCACCCCGCAACAGGGCAAGGGAGGCGCGGGAACTGGCGCCGAGGCGGACATCGGCATGCTCCCTTGTGGCGGCCACGATATCGGCGATATAGTGCATGACCGCATCATCACTGCGGATAGACCGCACCTCAGTGATCATCTGCCCGACGTCCTCGTTGGTGAGAAGGGGCGGTATGGATTCCTCGTAGTCCGTCCAGTTGAGACCGCCGGCATTGTCCCGCCTGATAATCTCGAGTTCGTCTTCGACGCCGAGATGGGTGAGCGGTATGCTGTACATGAAGCGGTCACGCTGCGCCTCCACCAGGGAGAAGGTCCCCTCGAACTCATACGGGTTCTGCGTGGCGATCACAAAGAAGGGTTTGGGGAGGGGATAGGTGTTCCCATCGATTGTTGCCTGATGTTCACTCATCGACTCGAGCAGGGCCGACTGGGTCTTCGGGGTCAGACGGTTGATCTCATCCACAAGCACAAAGTTCGAGAAGATCGGGCCTTTCTGGAGGACAAACTGACTCTCGTCTGCCACATAGATACGCACACCGATGATGTCTGCCGGCTGGACGTCCACCGCACCCTGTACCCGTTTGAACGAGTACGAGAGAAGTTTTGCCATGATCTTCGAGACGGTGGTCTTCGCCGTGCCGGGTACACCCTCAATGAGCACTGCGCCTTCAGAGAGCAGACCGATGAAGATCAGTTCAATAAGGGGTCTGTTCCCGACCACAAACCGCTGCGTGGTCTCGACCACCTCCTCGTAGGTATCTGCTATGAAATCAATATCACACTCGTTCGCAACCATTTCCTTCTACCTGTGTATCCGTTTTCTGAAATAATATGCTGCCGCACCGATACAGAGCCCCGCACATACCACCTGGAGGAGCGGATAACCCTTCACCGTCCTGACGACCAGAGTCAGCGGTCCGTCGGTGGCGGTGCGGCTCCAGCCCGTGTCCACGAGCACGACCGGGCGGAGATCGAGGATATTCTCGATAAACCGGGTGTTGTCGGCACCGATCCCGTTCATTGAATTGAGAAAGATGCCGGGATCGCCGACCACGATCACCTCTCCGCCGCCCGAGAGGGCGGTGACGGCAACCGGGTACCGACCAACCGCCTCGGCCCCGTCGATCCGCCCGTTCCCGTTTTCGTCGATCCATGAGAGGAGGGACGTCTGGAGCAGCGTCTCACCGCCCGTCACGGCGGCGGGACGGTTGAACA from Methanofollis fontis encodes the following:
- a CDS encoding DUF1616 domain-containing protein; this translates as MSEEKPAIVEALEPGAVQKDLLAIALWTVATVLCIYLPVLNESVLRVVFGLPMVLFIPGYALIAALFPAKDDLDGIERVALSFGLSIAVVPLIGLALNYTPWGIRLDPILTSLVIFTFAMIAVAHWRRMVLPPEQRFVVPFASMAIEAREELFPEEASRLDRALSAILVLAIIAAVATTVYVIVVPKEGEHFTEFYILGDGGKAADYPTDFFAGTNQSLIIGVGNHEYRNVTYTVEVLLTNQTFDTATNTSTVHEMERIGRFSLEIPHNETVEEPYAFSVDRTDMNRLQFLLFNETVPADAIWGTDRVNASYRDLHLWIRVRPPVQ
- a CDS encoding DUF58 domain-containing protein yields the protein MRPRPAAEGIAVLAVSLGVYALLFDDTAGMAAAGVLALFLVYRAGSFYREFALLLPTVTVKRTTGKRIARQGSRIRVASVVAHDPGTPLSVTFEDIAPPVAIVENVDPPRLQAPGETVLRSVLRLMAAGDTSFGGLVVRAHDPFFSGSLTLRGEGFSAPSLRITPESIPVAGAGRGDVSGEIEGGKNRILRGQETRGYREYIVGDSLEMVDWKLSAKYGTMIVREVEGISGGRPFVIVDLPDRRDAPGKEEFARYSMSVNGGVEGTFTRFGACPLLIVSGAEILSYLPSGSAEKEILDALSGITPTERAVHLYRYLDPVIARSRIRAIERTPGEAPEYRRRLSGILSAYSGNAPPLPFREGVGRAIRASGAATVLLYSTFRGDPSHLVQIALEARRQGMEMQVYALGAEGAGRAARLLAPHQIEAVEEI
- a CDS encoding AAA family ATPase, whose translation is MVANECDIDFIADTYEEVVETTQRFVVGNRPLIELIFIGLLSEGAVLIEGVPGTAKTTVSKIMAKLLSYSFKRVQGAVDVQPADIIGVRIYVADESQFVLQKGPIFSNFVLVDEINRLTPKTQSALLESMSEHQATIDGNTYPLPKPFFVIATQNPYEFEGTFSLVEAQRDRFMYSIPLTHLGVEDELEIIRRDNAGGLNWTDYEESIPPLLTNEDVGQMITEVRSIRSDDAVMHYIADIVAATREHADVRLGASSRASLALLRGAKVHAAIDHRDYVIPDDVKSLASPVLRHRILLEREAILGQVSVDTVIAEILDSVEVS